The genome window CGGCGAACAGGAATTCTACCAGTCACGGGGACTACTGAATGAACCGGCGCGCTGCCCTACATGTCGCAGTGCCAGGCGGAAGGGTACGCCAAGAGCGGATCGGCAATCTTTCGAGATCGTATGTGATGCTTGCGGCGTCAAGGCGACGGTTCCCTTCCGTCCCTCGGGAGACCGCCCCGTTTATTGCAGCGAATGCTTCACCAAGAATAAAGCGAAACGTTAGAAACAACCGAGTACTGAATCCTCCGGTATCGGTTTCCCAGTCAACTATCGCTATCCTGGGCAGCTACACAAGTATGTAGGGCGTCTTTTTGTTGTCTCTTTGCGCTTTGGATGGGATGCGCTAGTCCTTTCCTTGTGTTGTCTCTCAATATCGGTGGGATAGCGAGAACCCAATGGCAGCAAACCTAAGCCATAGAATCGACGTCTTGGCTCACTGGATGTTCGAGGCGAAGCACCTTGTTGTGTTCACTGGTGCCGGTATCAGCACTGCATCAGGCCTTCCTGACTTCCGCGGGCCGGATGGTATCTGGACCCGTCGCGCCAGAGGACTTCCCACGCCAACCCGCGATTTCTCCACCGCCGAACCTAACGCCGGTCATATGGCTATTGTTGGGCTCCAAGAATTAGGCAAACTGGCTTTTCTCATCTC of Chloroflexota bacterium contains these proteins:
- a CDS encoding zinc-binding protein, whose translation is MFADKTLTCRECGAEFAFTAGEQEFYQSRGLLNEPARCPTCRSARRKGTPRADRQSFEIVCDACGVKATVPFRPSGDRPVYCSECFTKNKAKR